The Streptomyces sp. NBC_01689 genome includes a window with the following:
- a CDS encoding M1 family metallopeptidase — MRYRTRVTAPATVLIGTAATVATAPTASASAQPHALRPHGAPGAESLGDSVFPALGNDGYRVEAYHLDLSYDATTRLVDATATLLIRATQNLSRFSLDALGLDVRSVRVGGTAATFEQVDEKLRITPARTLPERRSVTVCVEYTADPARTLAHTAWVPTPDGFAVCPQPNSAHTVFPCNDHPADKADFSFRITVPSDLRGVASGTLIRTERLNGDRTAYTYRSASPIATELVQITVGDYTVKERQGPHRLRLRDVVPTARAAALEPALALTPGLVDWLEQRLGAYPFETYGLLPCNSDDANAFDFTGLETQTLTLYKPNFLLQEERFIGSHMMHELVHSWFGNSVSPANWADLWLNEGHADFYGLLYRYERGWADSLGLTSMEARMKDTYARGDQWRQSSGPVAAPNAVNLFDNQRYLGGVLVLYALREHVGEDVFDRIERAFLERHRNSAATTADYVAVASAVSGQDQSGFLDDWLYGTKTPRMPNHPDWTVTPVVAGLVPPRHRAPGHYPDSSATL, encoded by the coding sequence ATGAGATATCGCACCAGAGTTACGGCTCCCGCGACCGTGCTGATCGGAACCGCCGCCACGGTTGCCACCGCCCCCACGGCCTCCGCTTCGGCACAACCTCACGCGTTACGGCCTCACGGCGCCCCGGGTGCGGAGAGCCTCGGTGACTCCGTGTTCCCGGCCCTCGGCAACGACGGCTACCGCGTCGAGGCCTACCACCTCGACCTTTCGTACGACGCCACAACCCGCCTGGTCGACGCCACGGCGACCCTCCTGATCCGGGCGACCCAGAACCTCTCCCGTTTCTCGCTCGACGCTCTCGGCCTGGACGTACGCTCGGTGCGCGTAGGCGGCACCGCGGCCACCTTCGAACAGGTCGATGAGAAGCTGCGCATCACCCCGGCACGCACTCTGCCAGAGCGCCGCTCCGTCACGGTCTGCGTCGAATACACCGCCGACCCCGCCCGGACCCTCGCGCACACCGCCTGGGTCCCCACTCCTGACGGCTTCGCCGTGTGCCCCCAGCCGAATTCGGCGCACACCGTCTTTCCGTGCAACGACCACCCGGCGGACAAGGCGGACTTCAGCTTCCGTATCACCGTGCCGAGCGATCTGCGCGGTGTCGCGAGCGGCACGCTGATCCGCACCGAGAGGCTGAACGGCGACCGGACGGCGTACACCTACCGATCGGCCTCGCCCATAGCCACCGAGCTGGTACAGATCACGGTCGGCGACTACACCGTCAAGGAGCGGCAGGGACCGCACCGGCTCAGGCTGCGGGATGTCGTTCCGACCGCCCGCGCCGCGGCGTTGGAGCCGGCGCTCGCGCTCACTCCGGGTCTTGTCGACTGGCTGGAACAGCGGCTGGGCGCCTATCCGTTCGAGACGTACGGACTGCTGCCCTGCAACTCCGATGATGCGAACGCTTTCGACTTCACCGGCCTGGAGACACAGACGCTCACGCTGTACAAGCCGAACTTCCTGCTCCAGGAAGAGAGATTCATCGGCTCGCACATGATGCACGAGCTCGTTCACTCGTGGTTCGGCAACAGTGTCAGCCCGGCCAACTGGGCCGATCTGTGGCTGAACGAGGGCCACGCGGACTTCTACGGGCTTCTCTACCGTTACGAGCGTGGCTGGGCCGACTCGCTCGGCCTGACCAGCATGGAAGCCCGGATGAAGGACACGTACGCCAGGGGCGACCAGTGGCGGCAGTCCTCAGGGCCCGTCGCCGCGCCGAACGCCGTCAATCTCTTCGACAACCAACGCTACCTGGGCGGCGTGCTGGTCCTGTACGCGCTGCGCGAGCACGTCGGCGAGGACGTCTTCGACCGCATCGAGCGTGCCTTCCTCGAACGCCACCGCAACTCGGCGGCCACGACGGCCGATTATGTCGCGGTCGCCTCCGCGGTCTCCGGGCAGGACCAGTCCGGCTTCCTCGACGACTGGTTGTACGGCACGAAGACACCGCGTATGCCGAACCACCCTGACTGGACGGTGACTCCAGTCGTGGCGGGTCTGGTGCCACCTCGCCACCGTGCGCCCGGTCACTACCCGGATTCATCCGCCACTCTCTGA